Proteins from a single region of Lelliottia sp. JS-SCA-14:
- the tesA gene encoding multifunctional acyl-CoA thioesterase I/protease I/lysophospholipase L1 — protein MMNCNNVFRWHLPFLFLILMTFRAAAADTLLVLGDSLSAGYRMAATAAWPALLNDKWQTQTPVLNASISGDTSQQGLARLPALLKQHQPRWVLVELGGNDGLRGFQPQQTEETLRKIITDIQAANAQPLLMQIRLPANYGRRYNEAFSAIYPKLAKEFDIPLLPFFMEEVYLKPQWMQDDGIHPNRDAQPFIADWMATRLAPLVKHDS, from the coding sequence ATGATGAACTGCAACAATGTTTTCCGCTGGCATTTGCCCTTCCTGTTTCTGATTCTGATGACCTTTCGCGCCGCTGCGGCGGACACGTTACTGGTGCTGGGTGACAGCCTGAGTGCGGGCTACCGGATGGCGGCCACTGCCGCCTGGCCTGCGCTGCTTAACGATAAGTGGCAGACCCAAACGCCGGTGCTGAATGCCAGCATCAGCGGGGATACGTCCCAGCAGGGGCTTGCGCGCCTGCCCGCTTTGCTCAAACAACATCAACCGCGCTGGGTGCTGGTCGAACTGGGCGGTAACGACGGTTTACGCGGCTTCCAGCCGCAACAAACAGAAGAAACCTTACGCAAAATTATTACGGATATTCAGGCGGCCAACGCCCAGCCGCTATTAATGCAAATTCGTCTGCCTGCGAACTACGGACGCCGTTATAATGAGGCCTTTAGCGCCATCTATCCCAAGCTTGCCAAAGAATTCGATATTCCGCTGCTGCCATTTTTCATGGAAGAGGTCTATCTGAAACCGCAATGGATGCAGGATGACGGTATTCACCCCAATCGCGACGCCCAGCCGTTTATCGCCGACTGGATGGCAACGCGACTGGCTCCTCTAGTTAAACATGACTCGTAA
- a CDS encoding porin, giving the protein MIMTIKKTALAATIGAAVALASFAAQAEITLLKQDPQAGDPLSRLNFTVGGSIRPQFNMMTGDGDKGSYKRNGFDGGTRFRFASDYYLFDDISWISYYELGVNIPALFDWDNHYAEGANDTSRRMLYTGLKSATWGTLTFGQQNSVYYDVVGAKTDIWDYDMIGQAPGNGINGDYDGSYRSRKMLKYKKTVGDADIYASYLFEDGEYLPGNGLRYKRKGGGSLGIDYHLTTDLTWGTAWNYTRADMRNPDNGDSKSYDQNILGTALSWTPDNWTFSAGGGWYQNFMTTKKVSVNDYFAGDAWGIEYFAGYKIPVGQYALKSVQPYVMGDRIEYVNGRNYQRTDNGVGVSFQLDYGFRVDYEHVFTSSTDDLGDMNLVRLRYDF; this is encoded by the coding sequence ATAATAATGACCATAAAAAAAACAGCGCTGGCGGCAACGATCGGCGCGGCAGTGGCACTGGCGTCTTTCGCAGCACAAGCGGAAATCACTTTACTGAAGCAAGACCCGCAGGCGGGCGATCCGCTGAGCCGTCTTAACTTCACCGTCGGCGGCAGTATTCGTCCTCAGTTCAACATGATGACGGGCGACGGCGACAAAGGTTCTTACAAACGTAACGGCTTCGACGGCGGCACCCGTTTCCGTTTCGCCTCAGATTACTACCTGTTCGATGATATCAGCTGGATCAGCTACTACGAGCTGGGTGTGAACATTCCGGCGCTGTTTGACTGGGATAACCACTACGCCGAAGGCGCGAACGATACTTCTCGCCGTATGCTTTACACCGGCCTGAAAAGCGCGACCTGGGGTACGCTGACCTTCGGTCAACAGAACAGCGTGTACTACGATGTGGTCGGCGCGAAAACCGATATCTGGGACTATGACATGATCGGTCAGGCTCCGGGTAACGGCATCAACGGCGACTACGACGGCTCTTATCGTTCACGCAAAATGCTGAAATATAAGAAAACCGTAGGTGATGCTGACATCTACGCATCTTACCTGTTCGAAGACGGTGAATACCTGCCGGGTAACGGCCTGCGTTACAAGCGTAAAGGCGGCGGCTCACTGGGTATTGATTACCACCTGACCACCGATCTGACCTGGGGTACGGCGTGGAACTACACCCGTGCGGATATGCGTAACCCGGATAACGGCGACAGCAAATCTTACGACCAGAACATCCTCGGTACAGCGCTGAGCTGGACCCCGGACAACTGGACCTTCTCCGCAGGCGGCGGCTGGTACCAGAACTTCATGACCACCAAAAAAGTGTCGGTGAACGACTACTTCGCCGGTGATGCCTGGGGTATTGAGTACTTCGCGGGTTACAAAATCCCGGTCGGTCAGTACGCGCTGAAATCTGTTCAGCCGTATGTGATGGGCGATCGTATTGAGTATGTGAATGGCCGCAACTATCAGCGCACCGACAACGGCGTGGGTGTGAGCTTCCAGCTGGATTACGGTTTCCGCGTGGATTATGAGCACGTGTTTACCTCCAGCACCGACGATCTGGGTGATATGAACCTGGTGCGTCTGCGCTACGACTTCTAA
- the ybbP gene encoding putative ABC transporter permease subunit YbbP produces MIARWFWREWRSPSLLIVWLALSLAVACVLALGSVSDRMEKGLSQQSREFMAGDRTLSSSRDVPQAWIEEARKQGLKVGQQLSFQTMTFAADTPQLASVKAVDDVYPMYGDLQTNPPGLKPTAGSVLLAPRLMALLNLKTGDSIDVGDATLKIAGEVVQEPDSGFNPFQMAPRLLMNTADVAKTGAVQPGSRVTWRYKFGGTPTQLEAYENWLKPQLKPEHRWIGMEQDDGALGKSLERSQQFLLLSALLTMLLAVAAVAVAMGHYCRSRYDLVAILKTLGAGRAQLRKLIVGQWLMVLILSAITGGIIGLLFEKVLMVLLKPVLPAELPPASLWPWLWAIGAMVVISLLVGLRPYRLLLATQPLRVLRRDVVASVWPLKFYLPVVVVVVVMLLAWLMGGSMLLWAVLAGAVVLALLCGVLGWMLLNLLKGLTLKSLPVRLAVNRLLRQPWSTLSQLSAFSLSFMLLAMLLVLRGDLLDRWQQQLPPESPNYFLINIAPEQVTPLKGFLAEHQIVPESFYPIVRARLTQINGKSTEGNQDESLNRELNLTWQDKRPDHNPITAGNWPPKAGEVSMEEGLAARLNVGLGDTVTFTGDTQDFSAKVTSLRKVDWESLRPNFFFIFPSGALDGQPQSWLTSFRWENGNGMLTQLNREFPTVSLLDIGAILKQVGQVLEQVSRALEVMVVLVTACGVLLLLAQVQVGMRQRHQELVVYRTLGASKTLLRTTLWCEFALLGLVSGLVAAIGAETALAVLQTKVFDFPWEPDWRLWLILPVSGAVLLSLCGGWLGTRLLKGKALFRQFAS; encoded by the coding sequence ATGATTGCCCGCTGGTTCTGGCGCGAATGGCGCTCGCCGTCGCTGCTGATTGTCTGGCTGGCACTGAGTCTGGCGGTGGCCTGCGTGCTGGCGCTAGGCAGCGTCAGCGACCGCATGGAAAAGGGGCTAAGCCAGCAGAGCCGCGAGTTTATGGCGGGCGACCGGACGCTCAGCAGTTCGCGCGACGTACCCCAGGCGTGGATCGAGGAGGCGCGTAAACAGGGGCTGAAAGTTGGTCAGCAGCTCAGCTTCCAGACCATGACCTTTGCCGCCGACACGCCGCAGCTGGCGAGCGTCAAAGCCGTCGACGACGTCTATCCGATGTACGGCGATCTGCAAACCAATCCGCCGGGCCTCAAACCGACGGCGGGCTCGGTGTTACTCGCGCCACGCCTGATGGCCCTGCTGAACCTGAAAACCGGCGACAGCATTGACGTCGGCGACGCCACGCTGAAAATCGCCGGGGAAGTGGTGCAGGAGCCGGACTCCGGCTTTAACCCGTTCCAGATGGCACCGCGTCTGCTGATGAACACGGCGGACGTGGCAAAAACCGGGGCCGTGCAGCCGGGCAGTCGCGTCACCTGGCGCTACAAATTCGGTGGCACACCCACACAGCTCGAAGCCTACGAAAACTGGCTGAAACCGCAGCTCAAGCCGGAGCATCGCTGGATCGGCATGGAGCAGGACGACGGCGCGCTGGGGAAATCCCTCGAGCGTTCGCAGCAGTTTTTACTTCTCTCCGCGCTGCTGACCATGCTGCTGGCCGTCGCTGCCGTGGCGGTGGCAATGGGGCACTATTGTCGCAGCCGCTACGATCTGGTGGCGATCCTGAAAACCCTCGGCGCGGGCAGGGCGCAGCTGCGTAAGCTGATCGTCGGCCAGTGGCTGATGGTGCTGATACTGTCCGCCATCACCGGCGGGATTATCGGCCTGCTGTTTGAAAAAGTGCTGATGGTGTTGCTGAAACCGGTGCTGCCTGCCGAACTGCCACCTGCCAGCCTGTGGCCGTGGCTGTGGGCCATCGGCGCGATGGTAGTGATTTCTTTGCTGGTCGGCCTGCGTCCATACCGTCTGCTGCTGGCGACGCAGCCGCTGCGGGTGTTGCGCCGTGATGTGGTCGCCAGCGTCTGGCCGCTGAAGTTTTATCTGCCGGTGGTGGTCGTGGTGGTGGTGATGTTGCTCGCCTGGCTGATGGGAGGAAGTATGCTCCTGTGGGCTGTGCTGGCCGGTGCCGTGGTGCTGGCGCTGCTGTGCGGCGTGCTCGGCTGGATGTTGCTGAACCTGCTGAAAGGGCTGACGCTGAAATCCCTGCCCGTACGTCTGGCGGTGAATCGCCTGCTGCGCCAGCCGTGGTCGACTCTGAGCCAGCTCTCGGCGTTTTCGCTCTCCTTCATGCTGTTGGCGATGCTGCTGGTACTGCGCGGCGATCTGCTCGATCGCTGGCAGCAGCAACTTCCGCCGGAAAGCCCGAACTATTTCCTCATCAACATCGCGCCGGAACAGGTTACGCCGCTGAAGGGCTTCCTCGCGGAACATCAGATTGTGCCCGAGTCGTTCTATCCCATCGTTCGCGCGCGCCTGACGCAAATTAACGGCAAGTCGACGGAAGGGAATCAGGATGAATCCCTGAACCGCGAGCTGAATCTGACCTGGCAGGACAAACGCCCGGACCACAATCCGATCACAGCCGGAAACTGGCCGCCAAAAGCGGGAGAAGTGTCGATGGAAGAGGGGCTGGCGGCGCGTCTGAACGTCGGCCTGGGCGACACGGTGACCTTCACCGGCGACACCCAGGACTTTAGCGCCAAAGTAACCAGCCTGCGTAAAGTGGACTGGGAAAGCCTGCGCCCGAACTTCTTCTTTATCTTCCCGTCCGGGGCGCTCGACGGTCAGCCGCAAAGCTGGCTGACCAGCTTCCGCTGGGAGAACGGCAACGGCATGCTGACGCAGCTGAACCGTGAGTTCCCGACGGTGAGCCTGCTGGATATCGGCGCGATCCTGAAACAGGTCGGCCAGGTGCTGGAGCAGGTCAGCCGTGCGCTGGAGGTGATGGTGGTGCTGGTGACCGCCTGCGGCGTGCTGTTGCTGCTTGCGCAGGTGCAGGTGGGTATGCGTCAGCGTCATCAGGAGCTGGTGGTGTATCGCACGCTCGGAGCGAGTAAAACCCTGCTGCGGACCACCCTGTGGTGTGAGTTTGCGCTGCTCGGGCTGGTCTCCGGCCTGGTGGCGGCGATAGGTGCGGAAACCGCGCTGGCCGTGCTGCAGACCAAGGTGTTCGACTTCCCGTGGGAGCCGGACTGGCGGCTGTGGCTGATCCTGCCGGTGTCGGGCGCGGTGCTGCTCTCCCTGTGCGGCGGCTGGCTGGGAACGCGGCTGTTAAAAGGTAAGGCGCTGTTCCGTCAGTTTGCCAGTTAA
- the ybbA gene encoding putative ABC transporter ATP-binding protein YbbA — translation MPAENIVAVHHLKKSVGQGEHELSILTGVELVVKRAETIALIGESGSGKSTLLAILAGLDDGSSGEVNLVGQPLHNLDEEARAALRAKHIGFVFQSFMLIPTLNALENVELPGLLRGENASQSRSGAKALLEQLGLGKRLDHLPAQLSGGEQQRVALARAFNGRPEVLFADEPTGNLDRQTGDKIADLLFSLNREHGTTLILVTHDLELAARCDRRLRLVNGQLQEEA, via the coding sequence ATGCCAGCGGAAAACATTGTTGCAGTTCATCATCTTAAGAAGTCCGTCGGTCAGGGTGAGCACGAGTTATCCATCCTCACCGGAGTTGAACTCGTTGTCAAACGCGCTGAAACCATCGCGCTGATTGGTGAATCCGGTTCCGGTAAGTCTACGTTGCTGGCGATTCTGGCCGGGCTGGACGATGGCAGCAGCGGCGAGGTGAACCTTGTCGGCCAGCCGCTGCATAACCTCGACGAAGAGGCGCGCGCGGCGCTGCGGGCCAAACATATCGGCTTTGTATTTCAGTCTTTCATGCTCATTCCGACGCTCAACGCGCTGGAAAACGTCGAACTGCCGGGCCTGCTGCGCGGGGAAAACGCCAGCCAAAGCCGCAGCGGTGCGAAAGCCCTGCTGGAACAGCTGGGTCTTGGCAAGCGTCTGGACCATCTCCCGGCGCAGCTGTCCGGCGGGGAGCAGCAGCGCGTTGCGCTGGCCCGAGCCTTCAACGGTCGCCCCGAGGTGCTGTTTGCCGATGAACCGACCGGCAATCTGGACCGGCAGACGGGCGATAAAATTGCCGATTTGCTCTTCTCCCTCAACCGCGAGCACGGCACCACGCTGATTCTGGTCACGCACGACCTTGAGCTGGCGGCCCGCTGCGACCGCCGTCTGCGTCTGGTCAACGGGCAGTTGCAGGAGGAAGCATGA
- a CDS encoding MetQ/NlpA family ABC transporter substrate-binding protein has product MGIRHTLRAAAGALLLVCGLQAAHANSDPHTIVFGVAPGPYGDMVKQAIAPSLKEKGYKVVVREFSDYVQPNMALSNGSIDANLFQHSLYFTKFTADKGLKLTKLLTVPTAGMGFYSHKIKSLDELKKGDIITLSNDPTNLARGLRFLQSLKLITIKENIDPTKASERDIASNPKGLVFKPLEAAQLPRTLDSVTASLVNGNFAIAAGMDLSSALAQEHLDENLKNIIAVRTEDADKPFAKDIVAVVESPAYRAVIDDPKNVYTAFQKPDWMTAAKP; this is encoded by the coding sequence ATGGGAATTCGTCACACGCTTCGCGCCGCTGCCGGTGCGCTTCTGCTGGTCTGCGGTTTGCAGGCTGCCCACGCTAACAGCGATCCGCACACCATCGTGTTTGGCGTCGCGCCTGGCCCGTACGGCGACATGGTCAAACAGGCCATCGCCCCTTCGCTTAAAGAGAAGGGCTACAAAGTCGTGGTGCGCGAATTCAGCGATTACGTACAGCCGAATATGGCGCTCTCCAACGGCAGCATCGACGCCAACCTGTTCCAGCACTCGCTCTATTTCACCAAGTTCACGGCGGATAAAGGGCTGAAACTGACCAAATTACTCACCGTGCCGACGGCGGGTATGGGCTTTTATTCTCACAAGATCAAAAGCCTGGACGAGCTGAAAAAGGGCGATATCATCACCCTTTCAAACGATCCGACCAACCTCGCGCGCGGCCTGCGTTTCCTGCAGTCCCTGAAACTCATCACCATCAAAGAGAACATCGATCCCACCAAAGCCTCCGAGCGTGATATCGCCAGCAACCCGAAAGGGCTGGTGTTCAAACCGCTGGAAGCCGCGCAGCTGCCGCGCACGCTGGATAGCGTGACCGCTTCGCTGGTTAACGGCAACTTCGCGATTGCCGCCGGTATGGATCTCTCCAGCGCACTGGCGCAGGAGCATCTCGACGAAAACCTGAAAAATATCATCGCCGTACGTACCGAAGATGCGGATAAACCTTTCGCCAAAGATATCGTGGCGGTGGTTGAGTCTCCGGCCTATCGCGCGGTGATTGACGACCCGAAAAACGTCTATACCGCGTTCCAGAAACCCGACTGGATGACAGCGGCAAAACCCTAA